The nucleotide sequence AGAGTACGTTTACGACGTGTGCGACGCCCTCAAGCGGGGCGGCGTCACCAATATCCTCATCCTGAACGGACACGGCGGCAATGTAGTCCCCATGATGAACCGGATCGACGCGTTCAGGGAACGGCTCGGTGTCAACGTGCGTTTCAATTCATACTGGGACACCTACCCGGCCGAAGTCGTCTACCGGTATATGGAACAGGATCGGCTGCCGGGCCATGCCGACGAATACGAGACCTCTATGGCCATGGCCCTGTTCCCCCACCGCGTGCATGAAGACGACATGGAAATGGAGAGTTCCGCGAAATACGGGACCAAGGAGAAGGGCGAGGCCCTGGCGCCCGTGGCGGTGGACGGCGTGGCCGAGCTGCTCCGTAAGATGATCGCAGGAGAGGAGATCGACCTGGAGCCCCGCACGTTCCGGCCGGACGGCGCCGTGTCCATGCTGCGGGATCATGTGATCGAGGAGAGAACAGATGATCAGGGATAAGTCACGATCGGAGAGAATGAAGCGTATGAAATGTACGACCGACGGGTCTCGCTCAGTTTCCTTCACGCTGGTCGCGTGGGTCGCGGTGGTCGGGCTTGCTGCATCGATCAGCCTCGTTACGCTGAGCGGATGCGCAAGCGACCAGGGCGACGGCGAAGACCAGAGCGTCACTGGAGAATCCGGAATGGAACACGCCGAGACCGAAAACTCGGAGTCCGAGTCGGACGACGGGGAAGAGTCGGGCGTTACCCTCGCCCTGGACGAGACCTATGATTTCGTTCGTAAGGGCGCCCGACTCATCCTGCGTTATGATGCGGAAAGCAATGCGTTCGTGGGAACGGTGCAGAACACCACGGAAGGCGCGCTGAACAGGGTCAGGGTCGAAGTGCACCTCTCGAACGGCACGGAACTCGGTCCCACGACGCCGGTCGACCTTGCGCCGGGTGAGTCGGTTGACGTCTCGTTGGGCGCGACAGTAGAACCGTTCACCGGATGGACGCCTCATGCCGAGGTCGGAGAGGGCGAGCACGGCGGCGAAGGCGGTGAAGGTGGAGGAGAGCACGGGAGCGGCGGCGAAGGCGGTGAGGACAGAAGAAGCGGTGAGCACGGCGTAGGCGGTGAAGAGGGTGGCGAACACGACGGTGGCTGAGACAGAGTACACGGCGCGGAAGGATGAGCGCAGAAGGATGATGTAAGGCTATGAATAACATCCAACCAACCCCGATCAATCCGGGCGTAAAGCAAGTCCCGCCCCTGAACACGGACCAGATAGCCCAATTCAAGCGAGACGGTTTCCTCGTGCTGCCAGGTGTGCTCGACTCCGAATTGTGCCACAAGGCCAGGGAGTCGCTGTGGGCCGCGGTTGAGGCACACCTTCCCGCCATGAAACGAGGCGAACCCTCCACCTGGACACCGTTCGACGATGAAGTAAGCGGCCATCTTAACGCAAGGCGGCCCGAGATCGGAGGCGACCCCTATTTCTTCACCGAAGGCCACCGCTTCTATGTTCGCAACGGCACTGAGCCATACATGCTCGACCTGGCCCCGAGGGCCCTTTGGCGGGTCGCAGAGCAACTGCTGGGCCAGGGCACGGTTGTATGGCCCGCCGGAGCGGATGAGTCCGGCATGACGACGGGGCCGTGCTTCATGTCCGACGACGCGGTTGCCGGTCTGGCCACGCATGGTGTCGAAGAGACCGGACAGGGGCATGAGAAGGGATCCTTTACCACGGAAGCAGCGCTGCGCCTGCCCAGGACGGGTCCGGTGTGGTCCACCGGGCAAGGGACGCGCGGCCTGTACTGCACCCTGCCGGGCAGCCCGTCTCCCGGGCCGGATTACCGCGGCGCCCATACGGACGGCGCTTGTTACGGACGCGTCCGGTTTCAAGTTGCGGCTTACATCGATGACCTGCCTCCCGGCTCCGGTGGCTTCACGGTATGGCCGGGCAGCCACAGCCGGATCTGGCGCGAGCAGTGGCGGGCCTTTCTCGGAGGCGCAAAGCATATGGACGAACACCTGGCGGGACGCAAGCCCGGCTACAACGATCCGGTAATTCAGCGCATCAAGCGCGATACCCAACCCGTCGATTGCCACGGCCCCGCGGGCACGGCGGTCCTGTGGCACACCAAAATCCTGCACATCGCCGGACAGAATACGTCGACCGACGTCATCCGCCAGGCGACCATCTACGGCTTCTTAAAAACGCCGGAATCCCTGCCGGACTCGCTCATGACGGACCATACAAACATGGATATCTGGCGGGATTGGTCTGATGAGGTGCGGGCTGTTGATGAGCGCAGGCAATGACCATTGGAGGGACCATGACGGCCACAGCCGAACCGACTAACGGCACGGGTTTCACATCGACACCCACCCCCATGACCGAAGAGCAGAAGTTCTTCTTCGACCTGAAGGGCTGGATCCTCGTGCCTTCCGTGCTGTCGGAGACCGAGATCGAGGAGATGAAGGCCGAGGTGTACGCCGCGGTTGAACCGGACGACAAGGACAAGAACAGCGGTTTTAAAAGGGGTTTCCAGGGCAAATTGGCCAACCTGCTCGATCACCCGGCCGTGGTGGGCATTCTCAATGAGATCCTGACCGAGCCGCCCTTCGTGGGGGACGACCACTACGGTTTCCGCTGCGAAAACTCCTTCCTCATGGCGAGGGAACCCGGCTGGGAATCGACCGTCAAGGGCACCGGGCTGCCCCATGTCGTGCGTCCACCGCAACAGGCGAACGCCATGCGCTACCAGGTACAGGGCGGCAAGATCTTCGCGGGACTCACCCGGGTGGTCTGGGAGCTCGAGGAAGTCAGGGCGGGATTCGGCGGCACATCCTTTCTGAGCGGCTCGCACAAGGCCCATTTCAACTACGGCGGCCCGGACCGGTACCGTCCCAACATCAGCGAATCTCCATGGGAGGAAAGTCTCTACGCCGCCATGGAGGATTACAGTTGTCCGCCGGGGTCGATGCTGGTCTTCACCGAAAGCCTGATCCATGCGGCGAACGACTGGACCAATCCGGACAACCGGCGCTGCGCCGTGTTCAACTGCTACAACTCGATCTGGGCGCAGTGGCACCGGCTCAACCTCGACCACGAGATCATCGACAAGATGCCTCCAAAGCGGCAGTCCCTGTTCCGCGGCACGTGGCAACTGGGGGGCGATGGGAATCGCACCTACTCGCAGGACAACCGGTCGGTGTAGACGGCCCGACGAATCGTATCGTCCAGCGGCACGTCCCGCCGTTTTACTGGCCGATGCAGCTAGGAGTGGTTTGTGACCGAAATCCCCGGAGGCCTGGACGCCGTCCCGCCACACCCCGCTTCCGTCCCGCGCAGTTCCGACCTGAAGATCACGGCCGTGGAATCCCTCATCCCCGACGACATCATGCCCGGGCTGATCCTGCTGCGGATCCATACCGACGCGGGCGCTGTCGGCCACGGCGAGTCCTACTACGTCCCCCAGGCGGTGGCCGCCGTCATCCATGACTGGCTGGCCCGCCGGCTGCTGAGCAGCGATCCCCTGTCCATCGAACACCACTGGCGATTCTTCTACGAACGATTCAGCGCCTTCGGCTCGCGAGGCGCCGAAATGCGGGCCCTCAGCGCCGTCGACCTGGCCCTCTGGGACCTCCTGGGCCAGGCGAGCGGACTTCCCGTCTGGCAGCTGTTGGGCGGTAAGGCCCGCGAGGCCGTCCGGGTCTACAACAGCTGCGGCGGCCCGACCTATGGACGGCGACCGCCGGGCGCGCCGTCTGAACAGGGCTGGCCGGGCCACGGCGACATCGGCAAACCCGGTCCGCTGGAGGACAACTGGGCCGCCCACCACGCCGCGGGCGACCTGGCGGAGGAACTGGTGGCGGAAGGGTACACGGGCATGAAGTTCTGGACCTTCGACCGTGCCTACCGGGCCCACGGGGGCAGCTATCTGCCCATGTCCACGGTCCGGGAATGCGTCAAGCCCCTGGAGGAGGTGCGCAAGCGCGTGGGCGACCGGATCGAGATCCTCCTGGACGGACACGGATTCTTCCAGCTTCCCGCCGCCCTTCGCATCGCCGAGGCCGTGCGTGACCTTAACCCGATGTGGCTCGAGGACGTGATGCGGCTGGACAACGTAGACACACTCCGGGACTTTCGCGACAAGGCGGGCGTGCCCCTGGCGGTCAGCGAGATGTACATCAGCCGGGAGGACTACCGCCATGTACTGGAGAGAAACGCCGCCGACTACCTCATGGTCGATCCCACCTGGGTGGGCGGCATCAGCGAGACGCGGCGGCTGGCCGAGATGGCCCAGGGCTACAACATCCCGGCGGCGATGCACGACTGTACCGGCCCGCTTACGCTGTTTGCCGGTATCCACGTCGCCACGGCCGTGCCCAACGTCGTCATCCAGGAGTCCGTCCGAGCCCACATCAGGACCTTCTACGACCTGCTCATCGAGCCCAACATCGTTGTGGATCACGGTTTTGCGCGACCACCGGAAGGACCGGGCCTGGGTACCCGCCTGCGGGCTGAACTTTTCGATCCCAGTCACCCGGGTTATCGTATCAGCAAGGCGTAGGCCGGCCTCAGTCCGACTGGACCACTACACCATCTGTAAATAGCGGAACCATGTTAAAAGTCGATATACTTGAAGCGAGCGAGATCGAGTGCGCCGCTTCGATTTTCCACCGGGACGGCTTCGTCTGCGTGGCGAATCCCCTGGACGAGGAGCAATTCGCCCTTAACCGGGCGGGCGCCGAGCGCGTGATGGCGGAGCAGGAAGCCGAGCATGGACGCGAGAAGATGAACCGGGGCTTCGCGCGCCACTCCTTCGGCAGCCAGGTGCACAACTGGGAATGGTGCATCCTGATCGATCTGCCCACGATCCTGCCGATCATAGACGCGATCTGGGGGAGCGACGATTACACCTGCACTGGTGCGGGCGGCGACTACTCCCTGCCCGGCGCGAAGATCCAGCACCTGCACTCCGACCGGAACGCCGACCTCTTCAACGATCCCCTGGGGCGCGTAACCCACCAGGACGTCCCGGCGCCTTTCATCGTCATCAACTTCACCATGGTGGAATTCACCGTGGAGAACGGCGCCATCCGGTTCATTCCCGGCACCCACCGGTCCCGCGCGCCGATCCCTTCGCTCGAAGAGGAACCGGAATGGATGCGCACGAACCATCTCTGCGCGCCGGCGAATACGGCCGTCATCCGCGACGTGCGCTGCTGGCACGGGGGCACGGCGAATCAATCGGACATGAAACGGCCCATGACAAGCGTGGGCTTCCACGCGCCCTGGCACCGGGCCGTCGAAGAGAAGTCTCTGCCGCGGGAGCATTACGACCGGCTGACCGCGCGGGGCCAGCGGCTGTGCAGGCATCTCGTGAAGGAGGGGTGAAGCTGAAGACGATAATTCCCAGCCGGAAGGCAACGAGGGACTACAGAAGGAGACAGAAATCG is from Gemmatimonadota bacterium and encodes:
- a CDS encoding creatininase family protein, producing MTSSGISSRHWSDENPIPGQSHTASNTEYRSRIMSRKRVFIGDLTRKEFREGIDGGIIQAAIVPTAATEQHLEHLEMIHDTASVAYMAENAALKLYPRVVVASPIAIGVSEHWMEHRGTLTVRAEIFTEYVYDVCDALKRGGVTNILILNGHGGNVVPMMNRIDAFRERLGVNVRFNSYWDTYPAEVVYRYMEQDRLPGHADEYETSMAMALFPHRVHEDDMEMESSAKYGTKEKGEALAPVAVDGVAELLRKMIAGEEIDLEPRTFRPDGAVSMLRDHVIEERTDDQG
- a CDS encoding phytanoyl-CoA dioxygenase family protein, with protein sequence MNNIQPTPINPGVKQVPPLNTDQIAQFKRDGFLVLPGVLDSELCHKARESLWAAVEAHLPAMKRGEPSTWTPFDDEVSGHLNARRPEIGGDPYFFTEGHRFYVRNGTEPYMLDLAPRALWRVAEQLLGQGTVVWPAGADESGMTTGPCFMSDDAVAGLATHGVEETGQGHEKGSFTTEAALRLPRTGPVWSTGQGTRGLYCTLPGSPSPGPDYRGAHTDGACYGRVRFQVAAYIDDLPPGSGGFTVWPGSHSRIWREQWRAFLGGAKHMDEHLAGRKPGYNDPVIQRIKRDTQPVDCHGPAGTAVLWHTKILHIAGQNTSTDVIRQATIYGFLKTPESLPDSLMTDHTNMDIWRDWSDEVRAVDERRQ
- a CDS encoding phytanoyl-CoA dioxygenase family protein; the protein is MTIGGTMTATAEPTNGTGFTSTPTPMTEEQKFFFDLKGWILVPSVLSETEIEEMKAEVYAAVEPDDKDKNSGFKRGFQGKLANLLDHPAVVGILNEILTEPPFVGDDHYGFRCENSFLMAREPGWESTVKGTGLPHVVRPPQQANAMRYQVQGGKIFAGLTRVVWELEEVRAGFGGTSFLSGSHKAHFNYGGPDRYRPNISESPWEESLYAAMEDYSCPPGSMLVFTESLIHAANDWTNPDNRRCAVFNCYNSIWAQWHRLNLDHEIIDKMPPKRQSLFRGTWQLGGDGNRTYSQDNRSV
- a CDS encoding mandelate racemase/muconate lactonizing enzyme family protein, producing MPGLILLRIHTDAGAVGHGESYYVPQAVAAVIHDWLARRLLSSDPLSIEHHWRFFYERFSAFGSRGAEMRALSAVDLALWDLLGQASGLPVWQLLGGKAREAVRVYNSCGGPTYGRRPPGAPSEQGWPGHGDIGKPGPLEDNWAAHHAAGDLAEELVAEGYTGMKFWTFDRAYRAHGGSYLPMSTVRECVKPLEEVRKRVGDRIEILLDGHGFFQLPAALRIAEAVRDLNPMWLEDVMRLDNVDTLRDFRDKAGVPLAVSEMYISREDYRHVLERNAADYLMVDPTWVGGISETRRLAEMAQGYNIPAAMHDCTGPLTLFAGIHVATAVPNVVIQESVRAHIRTFYDLLIEPNIVVDHGFARPPEGPGLGTRLRAELFDPSHPGYRISKA
- a CDS encoding phytanoyl-CoA dioxygenase family protein; translation: MLKVDILEASEIECAASIFHRDGFVCVANPLDEEQFALNRAGAERVMAEQEAEHGREKMNRGFARHSFGSQVHNWEWCILIDLPTILPIIDAIWGSDDYTCTGAGGDYSLPGAKIQHLHSDRNADLFNDPLGRVTHQDVPAPFIVINFTMVEFTVENGAIRFIPGTHRSRAPIPSLEEEPEWMRTNHLCAPANTAVIRDVRCWHGGTANQSDMKRPMTSVGFHAPWHRAVEEKSLPREHYDRLTARGQRLCRHLVKEG